The Streptomyces sp. NBC_01275 genome has a segment encoding these proteins:
- a CDS encoding GntR family transcriptional regulator: MAASSSKQTRTDGVHERLRADILSGELRPGQRLKFPDLGARYEASVGVIREALIRLTERGLVRSEPHHGFQVTPLTDAAHAELTDARTELEVLALRRAIADGDLGWESRAVAANHRYEQTPRTDPARPDRPTEEWLHAHAEFHIALLDGCANRRLLEVAASLREEAELYRRWLHHDPPGPGDPSLPDEHRELLDAALARDPDRAEAALRHLAGRTSHLRLLAGIDTDADTA, translated from the coding sequence ATGGCAGCTTCTTCGTCCAAGCAGACCCGCACCGACGGCGTGCACGAGCGGTTGCGCGCGGACATCCTCAGCGGGGAGTTGCGCCCGGGGCAGCGGCTGAAGTTCCCCGATCTGGGCGCCCGCTACGAGGCCAGCGTCGGCGTGATCCGCGAGGCGCTGATCCGCCTCACCGAGCGTGGCCTGGTCCGTTCGGAGCCGCATCACGGATTCCAGGTAACCCCGCTGACCGACGCCGCGCACGCCGAGCTCACCGACGCCCGCACCGAACTGGAGGTCCTGGCGCTGCGCCGGGCCATCGCCGACGGCGACCTCGGCTGGGAGTCCAGGGCGGTCGCCGCCAACCATCGATACGAACAGACCCCGCGCACCGACCCCGCCCGGCCCGACCGCCCCACCGAGGAATGGCTGCACGCCCACGCCGAGTTCCACATCGCCCTCCTCGACGGCTGCGCCAACCGCCGCCTCCTGGAAGTGGCCGCGTCGCTGCGCGAGGAGGCCGAGCTCTATCGGCGCTGGTTGCACCACGATCCGCCCGGTCCGGGCGACCCGTCCCTCCCCGACGAGCACCGCGAACTCCTAGACGCCGCCCTCGCCCGCGACCCCGACCGCGCCGAAGCCGCCCTGCGCCACCTCGCCGGCCGCACCTCCCACCTCCGGCTCCTCGCCGGCATCGATACGGACGCGGACACCGCGTAA
- a CDS encoding YbhB/YbcL family Raf kinase inhibitor-like protein yields the protein MTTSPYNRLPQVPSFELTSTDVKDGQPLPVAHYSARTGIPGAVDASPQLSWSGFPDGTRSFAVTVYDPDAPTPSGFWHWALADIPAGVTELPTGAGAPGGQALPEGAFHVPNDARLDFYAGAMPPPGTGKHRYFIAVHALDVPSLKDLGVSAESTPAVLNFSFLGHTLARAIITPWGGEA from the coding sequence GTGACCACGAGTCCCTACAACCGCCTCCCGCAGGTCCCGTCCTTCGAGCTGACCAGCACCGACGTCAAGGACGGCCAGCCGCTGCCGGTCGCCCACTACTCCGCCAGGACCGGTATTCCGGGCGCCGTCGACGCCTCCCCCCAGTTGTCCTGGTCCGGCTTCCCCGACGGCACCCGCAGCTTCGCCGTCACCGTGTACGACCCGGACGCCCCGACCCCGTCGGGCTTCTGGCACTGGGCGCTGGCCGACATCCCGGCCGGTGTCACCGAACTGCCCACCGGTGCCGGAGCCCCCGGCGGTCAGGCGCTGCCCGAGGGCGCCTTCCATGTGCCCAACGACGCCCGGCTCGACTTCTACGCCGGCGCCATGCCCCCGCCCGGCACCGGCAAGCACCGGTACTTCATCGCCGTGCACGCCCTGGACGTGCCGTCTCTGAAGGACCTCGGCGTCAGCGCCGAGTCCACCCCGGCAGTGCTGAACTTCTCCTTCCTCGGCCACACCCTGGCCCGCGCGATCATCACCCCCTGGGGCGGCGAGGCGTGA